In Synechococcus sp. CC9616, the following are encoded in one genomic region:
- a CDS encoding fatty acid desaturase: protein MVSTQTADTREGRQWAAVTAPRGPLPSRQRRLKSGTTGFMLVMHVLATVALLPRFWSWQGVVAFGFLYWVTVLGVTLGLHRLVAHRSLVVPVWVERILVIMGTLACQSGPIEWVGLHRHHHRFSDQPSDHHDAGRGLWWSHSEWMLHDIPALKELDRYAGDLLADPFYRWLDRWFLLLQIPLGLSLYWIGEATQVHGGGLGLVLWAIPLRLVVVYHVTWLVNSATHAFGYRNFDCPDLSRNCWWVAILSFGEGWHNNHHAHPASARHGLRWFEFDFTWQHVRLLKRLGLASRIRTARYVPGAS, encoded by the coding sequence TTGGTATCCACGCAAACAGCTGACACCCGCGAGGGTCGGCAATGGGCTGCGGTCACGGCTCCCCGCGGTCCTCTGCCTTCCCGACAACGTCGGCTCAAATCCGGCACAACCGGCTTCATGCTGGTGATGCACGTCCTGGCAACGGTGGCTCTGCTACCGCGGTTCTGGAGCTGGCAAGGCGTTGTTGCCTTCGGATTCCTCTACTGGGTCACGGTTCTGGGGGTCACCCTCGGACTCCATCGCCTGGTGGCCCACCGCAGCCTGGTGGTTCCGGTCTGGGTCGAGCGAATCCTGGTGATCATGGGCACTCTGGCCTGCCAGAGCGGACCGATCGAATGGGTGGGATTGCACCGCCACCATCATCGTTTCTCCGATCAGCCGAGCGATCATCACGACGCCGGTCGGGGGTTGTGGTGGAGTCACAGCGAATGGATGCTCCACGACATCCCTGCGTTGAAAGAACTCGATCGTTACGCAGGCGATCTTCTGGCCGACCCCTTCTACCGCTGGCTTGACCGCTGGTTCCTACTTCTCCAGATCCCTCTGGGTCTGAGCCTCTACTGGATCGGCGAAGCAACCCAGGTGCATGGAGGAGGGTTAGGTCTTGTGCTGTGGGCCATTCCCCTCAGGCTGGTTGTTGTGTATCACGTCACCTGGCTGGTGAATTCCGCCACCCATGCCTTCGGCTATCGCAACTTCGACTGTCCGGACCTTTCACGCAATTGCTGGTGGGTCGCGATCCTCTCCTTCGGTGAGGGCTGGCATAACAATCACCATGCGCACCCAGCCAGTGCTCGCCATGGCCTCCGCTGGTTTGAATTCGACTTCACCTGGCAGCACGTCCGACTGCTCAAGCGCCTTGGTCTGGCCAGCAGGATCCGTACAGCTCGATACGTGCCAGGTGCCTCCTGA
- a CDS encoding helix-turn-helix transcriptional regulator, with amino-acid sequence MQTKRYEQATNSLEQNSLEHNSLVNQYIDKSFQSCTDLQQLSQTLSPNLVALQLSKGPLQGRIRIVALKEFRFNLLETNQSLFLSGKRRPGTCTMAIPLQEIETNNTYRAQGIEMPWAGIIGFNRRLTDFDLKIPAGAQLATVVISHETWSNRYVKQGDSSCLSERWEKSNQLELQRPYFLNLQQQLLNLVNGKADVWTTKESDQLIDRLIQCFEDPTARTLPIAKREVRHEAAVELLHWCANNPTSLISIEKISNEIFQSRTSLFKGSKEHFQRTPMELQRAIRMDRVRQLLLNPRQCRSQGLKGVGEIAASLGFSSRSHFAKHYEDYYHELPIETLKRDQMQFS; translated from the coding sequence ATGCAAACAAAACGATATGAACAGGCAACCAACAGCCTTGAACAAAACAGCCTTGAGCACAACAGCCTTGTAAATCAATACATCGACAAATCATTTCAAAGCTGTACTGATCTACAACAACTATCTCAAACGCTTAGTCCAAATCTTGTGGCTTTGCAGCTCAGCAAAGGTCCTCTGCAAGGACGCATCCGCATTGTTGCATTGAAGGAGTTTCGATTCAATCTGCTGGAAACAAACCAGAGTTTATTCCTCAGCGGAAAACGAAGACCCGGCACATGCACCATGGCCATTCCACTACAGGAGATAGAGACCAACAACACGTACCGAGCCCAAGGCATAGAAATGCCTTGGGCAGGAATCATTGGTTTCAACCGAAGGCTGACTGATTTTGATCTAAAAATCCCTGCGGGAGCCCAATTGGCGACAGTGGTGATCAGCCACGAGACATGGAGCAACCGTTATGTGAAACAAGGTGATAGCTCATGCCTGTCGGAACGATGGGAGAAGAGCAATCAACTGGAACTACAAAGGCCGTATTTCCTCAACCTTCAACAACAACTACTGAACCTGGTAAACGGCAAAGCAGATGTATGGACGACCAAGGAGTCCGATCAGTTGATCGATCGTCTGATCCAGTGTTTTGAAGATCCAACAGCACGCACCCTGCCGATCGCAAAGCGCGAAGTGCGTCATGAAGCTGCCGTTGAATTACTGCATTGGTGCGCCAACAACCCCACATCCTTGATCAGCATCGAAAAAATTAGCAACGAAATTTTTCAATCACGCACATCCTTATTCAAAGGTTCGAAAGAACATTTCCAACGCACACCAATGGAACTGCAACGTGCGATCCGAATGGATCGCGTACGGCAACTGCTGCTCAATCCCAGGCAATGCCGAAGCCAAGGCCTCAAGGGCGTCGGCGAAATCGCAGCCTCCCTAGGCTTCAGCAGCCGCAGTCATTTTGCGAAGCACTATGAGGATTATTACCACGAATTACCGATAGAAACACTGAAGCGAGATCAAATGCAATTCAGCTAA
- the dnaB gene encoding replicative DNA helicase, producing the protein MVSVPLPENNDGGRRGIARGRRDQEPNFEALPDSIPPQNLQAEEAVLGGILLDPDAISRIADVLQPEAFYLNAHREIFRTALMLHGQGKPTDLTAMTAWLADTGSLDKVGGSNRLIELVDRVSSTASIEQVARLVMDKFLRRQLIRSGNEVIKLGFDQSLPMEQVLDQAEQTIFAISQEKPSKGLTPTAEILTQTFEEIESRSLGTSVAGIPVNFYDLDAMTQGLQRSDLIIVAGRPAMGKTSIVLNLAKNVAQLHDLPVCVFSLEMSKEQLTYRLLSMEVGIEAGRLRTGRLQQEEWPLLGQGINTLGQLPIFIDDKPNSGVLEMRSLCRRLMAEQGKELGLVVIDYLQLMEGSSPDNRVQEISRITRALKGMARELNVPVIALSQLSRGVESRTNKRPMLSDLRESGSIEQDADLVLMIYRDEYYNPETPDRGITEVIVTKHRNGPVGTVKLLFEPQFTRFRNLAV; encoded by the coding sequence ATGGTGAGCGTCCCCCTACCTGAGAACAACGATGGGGGACGCCGCGGCATCGCTCGAGGACGTCGCGATCAGGAACCCAATTTCGAGGCTCTGCCCGATTCGATCCCACCCCAGAACCTGCAGGCGGAAGAAGCTGTGCTGGGGGGGATTTTGTTGGACCCTGATGCCATCAGCCGCATTGCTGATGTGCTGCAGCCGGAAGCCTTTTATCTCAATGCGCATCGAGAGATCTTCCGCACTGCTCTGATGCTTCACGGCCAGGGCAAACCGACAGACCTCACGGCGATGACAGCGTGGCTGGCCGATACCGGTTCCCTGGACAAGGTGGGAGGCAGCAACCGGTTGATTGAACTGGTGGATCGTGTCAGTTCCACCGCTTCGATCGAGCAGGTGGCGCGGCTCGTCATGGACAAATTCCTACGGCGCCAGTTGATTCGCTCCGGCAATGAAGTGATCAAGCTGGGGTTCGATCAAAGCCTGCCAATGGAGCAGGTGCTCGATCAGGCGGAGCAGACGATCTTCGCGATCAGCCAGGAAAAACCCTCCAAGGGCCTTACGCCAACGGCCGAAATCCTCACCCAAACCTTTGAGGAGATCGAAAGCCGTTCGCTCGGCACATCGGTAGCCGGCATCCCGGTGAACTTTTACGACCTGGATGCGATGACCCAGGGCCTGCAGCGGAGCGACTTGATCATCGTTGCCGGCCGGCCGGCTATGGGTAAAACCTCGATTGTGCTGAATCTGGCCAAGAACGTGGCCCAGCTGCACGACCTGCCTGTCTGCGTCTTCAGCCTGGAGATGAGCAAAGAGCAACTCACTTACAGGTTGCTGTCGATGGAGGTGGGCATCGAAGCCGGCCGCCTGCGAACCGGCCGCCTGCAGCAGGAAGAATGGCCCTTGCTGGGCCAGGGCATCAACACCCTCGGACAGCTGCCGATCTTCATCGACGACAAACCAAACTCCGGCGTGTTGGAGATGCGCTCTCTCTGCCGGCGCCTGATGGCTGAACAGGGCAAGGAGCTGGGCCTGGTGGTAATCGACTACCTCCAATTGATGGAAGGCTCGAGCCCCGACAACCGCGTACAGGAGATTTCACGGATCACCAGAGCTCTCAAAGGCATGGCCCGAGAGCTAAACGTGCCGGTGATTGCCCTTTCTCAGCTGAGCCGGGGTGTTGAGTCACGGACCAACAAACGCCCGATGCTGAGCGACCTGCGGGAATCGGGCTCGATCGAGCAGGACGCCGACCTGGTACTGATGATCTACCGCGACGAGTACTACAACCCTGAAACCCCCGACCGAGGCATCACCGAAGTAATCGTGACCAAGCACCGCAACGGGCCGGTTGGCACAGTGAAGCTGCTGTTCGAACCCCAGTTCACCCGCTTCCGCAATCTCGCGGTATAA
- the rplI gene encoding 50S ribosomal protein L9: protein MPKRVKVVLNEDILSLGRDGDLVEVAPGYARNFLLPFGKAVPVTPAVMKQVEHRRAKEVERQAALKQQALDFQTALNTIGRFTVKKQTGEDNVLFGTVTNGDVAEAIEDATKREIDRRDIVVPEIHRTGKYAVTVKLHSEVTAEINLEVVSY, encoded by the coding sequence ATGCCAAAGCGTGTAAAAGTCGTTCTCAATGAGGACATCCTCAGCCTCGGCAGGGACGGTGATCTTGTGGAAGTTGCTCCCGGATATGCCCGCAACTTCCTGCTGCCCTTCGGCAAAGCCGTTCCGGTGACGCCGGCGGTGATGAAGCAGGTGGAGCACCGCCGCGCCAAGGAAGTTGAGCGCCAGGCAGCTCTCAAGCAGCAGGCTTTGGATTTCCAAACCGCCCTCAACACGATTGGCCGCTTCACCGTTAAGAAACAAACCGGGGAGGACAACGTCCTGTTCGGCACGGTGACCAACGGCGATGTGGCTGAAGCCATCGAAGACGCCACCAAGAGGGAAATCGACCGACGCGACATCGTCGTGCCGGAGATCCACCGCACCGGCAAATACGCCGTCACGGTGAAACTTCACAGCGAAGTCACTGCTGAAATCAACTTGGAAGTGGTCAGTTACTGA